In Deltaproteobacteria bacterium, the following proteins share a genomic window:
- a CDS encoding nucleotidyltransferase family protein encodes MTIEKLLKEKRQAILALAAKHGANDVRVFGSVIRREAVPGSDIDLLVKMAEDRSLLDLSALTLELQDLLGVKVDVVSEDGLYWLLRRRILKEARPL; translated from the coding sequence ATGACTATTGAAAAGCTGTTGAAAGAAAAACGCCAGGCCATCCTGGCCCTGGCCGCCAAACACGGAGCCAATGATGTTCGGGTATTCGGTTCCGTGATCCGTCGTGAGGCGGTGCCGGGGAGCGATATTGATCTGTTGGTCAAGATGGCCGAAGATCGCAGTTTGTTGGATCTGAGCGCTTTGACCCTGGAGCTTCAGGATCTGCTCGGCGTAAAGGTAGATGTGGTTTCGGAAGATGGACTCTATTGGCTGTTGCGTCGGAGAATTTTGAAGGAGGCGCGACCCTTATGA